The Lacipirellula parvula genome window below encodes:
- a CDS encoding AAA family ATPase, whose product MPPSDDAINALREALRHSPDNVPLHKHLAESLLKLGRFDEAEAAYRAALGVVPHQVDLKLGLANAYYQQSKNSPALVVVEDLIKQSDPPAGAYLLHAKLLVRAGEPQRAAHQYREAIGIDPDVADAELARELGVDRASQSFDTADEEGRYREPAGELPPGSPEFDIERPKVTFDEVGGMDAVKEEIRMKIILPLEQPELFKAYGKTVGGGILMYGPPGCGKTFLARATAGQVKAWFVAIGISDVLDMWIGNSEKNLHELFQQARRNRPCVLFFDEVDALGASRADMRHSGGRHLINQFLSELDGVEHSNEGLLILAATNAPWHLDNAFRRPGRFDRILFVPPPDREARASILQLMLAGKPADGVDFDAVAKKTDHFSGADLKAVVDVAVEAKLRDAMKSGKLEPLRTKDLVAAAGNVKPSTREWFATARNYALYSNQGGVYDDILKHLKM is encoded by the coding sequence ATGCCTCCTTCCGACGATGCCATCAACGCGCTTCGCGAAGCGCTGCGTCACTCGCCCGACAACGTGCCGTTGCACAAGCACTTGGCCGAGTCGCTGCTCAAGCTTGGCCGCTTCGATGAGGCGGAGGCCGCGTATCGTGCGGCGCTTGGCGTCGTGCCGCATCAGGTTGATCTGAAGCTCGGGCTGGCCAACGCCTACTATCAGCAGTCGAAGAATTCGCCGGCGCTGGTGGTCGTGGAAGACCTCATCAAGCAAAGCGATCCGCCGGCCGGGGCCTACCTGCTGCATGCGAAGCTGCTCGTGCGAGCCGGCGAGCCGCAACGGGCCGCCCATCAATATCGCGAAGCGATTGGGATCGATCCCGATGTTGCCGACGCGGAACTCGCTCGGGAGCTTGGCGTCGATCGTGCGTCGCAGTCGTTCGACACTGCCGATGAAGAGGGCCGTTATCGCGAGCCCGCCGGCGAACTGCCGCCCGGTTCGCCGGAGTTCGACATCGAACGGCCAAAGGTCACGTTCGACGAAGTCGGCGGCATGGATGCGGTCAAAGAAGAAATCCGCATGAAGATCATCTTGCCGCTCGAGCAGCCGGAGCTGTTCAAGGCGTACGGCAAGACGGTCGGCGGCGGCATCCTCATGTATGGCCCGCCAGGGTGCGGCAAGACCTTCCTCGCCCGCGCGACGGCCGGCCAAGTGAAAGCGTGGTTCGTCGCCATCGGCATTAGCGACGTCCTCGACATGTGGATTGGCAACAGCGAGAAAAATCTGCACGAGCTGTTTCAACAAGCCCGCCGCAATCGCCCGTGCGTGCTGTTCTTCGACGAGGTCGACGCCCTCGGCGCCAGCCGGGCCGATATGCGGCACAGCGGCGGCCGGCATCTCATCAACCAGTTTTTGTCAGAACTCGACGGCGTCGAACATTCCAACGAAGGACTGCTGATCCTCGCGGCGACGAACGCCCCTTGGCATCTCGACAACGCCTTCCGCCGCCCGGGCCGCTTCGATCGCATCTTGTTCGTCCCGCCGCCCGATCGCGAAGCGCGGGCCTCGATCTTGCAGCTGATGCTCGCCGGCAAGCCGGCCGACGGCGTCGACTTCGACGCGGTGGCGAAGAAGACCGATCACTTTTCTGGCGCCGATCTCAAAGCGGTGGTCGACGTAGCGGTCGAGGCGAAGCTGCGCGATGCGATGAAGAGCGGGAAGCTGGAGCCGCTGCGAACGAAGGATTTGGTTGCCGCGGCGGGAAATGTGAAACCGTCGACGCGGGAGTGGTTTGCGACGGCGCGGAACTATGCGCTCTATTCGAACCAAGGGGGCGTGTATGACGATATTCTGAAGCACTTGAAGATGTGA
- a CDS encoding PTS sugar transporter subunit IIA — MKFVDFVNRNAIRTNVEADTKEDVIRAMASSLLEAGKIAQDQYDGIVEAILKREELGSTGIGRGVAVPHTKHPSVHELIGAVAVSDEGVDFDSLDGEKVHLLFLLISPPDRPGDHLRALENISRQLRDDTFCRFLKQSKEPGDVWQLLEEADNNQFGS; from the coding sequence ATGAAGTTCGTTGATTTCGTCAATCGCAACGCCATCCGCACGAACGTGGAAGCGGATACGAAGGAAGACGTGATTCGCGCCATGGCCTCGTCGCTGCTGGAAGCGGGCAAGATCGCCCAAGACCAGTACGACGGCATCGTGGAAGCGATTTTGAAGCGCGAAGAGCTCGGCAGCACCGGCATCGGCCGCGGCGTGGCCGTGCCCCACACGAAGCACCCCAGCGTTCACGAATTGATCGGCGCCGTCGCCGTCAGCGACGAGGGGGTCGACTTCGATAGCCTCGACGGCGAGAAGGTCCACTTGCTCTTCCTGCTGATCTCGCCGCCTGATCGCCCTGGCGATCACTTGCGGGCGCTCGAGAACATCTCGCGCCAGCTGCGCGACGACACGTTCTGCCGCTTCCTGAAGCAAAGCAAAGAGCCCGGCGACGTCTGGCAGCTCTTGGAAGAAGCCGACAACAATCAGTTTGGGTCGTAG
- the ptsP gene encoding phosphoenolpyruvate--protein phosphotransferase gives MERLQGIAVSPGVAIGEALILDNEGFRIPRRFVGRDAVSEELARLNRAIEAATAEVDRNRGRVAKELGDEVAAIFSAHLQMLNDRRLRQELEEMIRTRHYSPEYSVSRALGKYAKVFQSLDGEYMAERANDIFDIQKRLLRHLLGTARQELAHVTSPVLVLAHNLTPSETANLNPQFVMGLVTEVGGPGSHTAIVAEGLGIPAVVGVGNFLTDVSGGETVIIDGDQGLIFLHPDEETLARYRHEVEEQRSLAVKLETLRDLPAETTCGCRITMLGNIEFPSEVQQCDERGADGIGLYRTEFLYLGRDDDPPEEAHFAAYSEVAREMHGKPVVMRTLDLGADKMRTLPDPEDERNPFLGLRSIRLALKNRDMFRVQLRAILRASAHGQIKLMFPLVSTMLELRQAKMVLADAMEDLEEAGIPFDRNIPVGMMVEVPSAVIMMDRFAEESDFFSIGTNDLIQYCLAVDRSNKDVASLYTAADPAVIRLIDMAVQTAKRFDRPISMCGQMCGNPLYTMLLLGIGLRTLSVTPSAIPEVKRVCRSVSIEQCERVAEQVRALETARDVKTYLKEELSRVFPEFPV, from the coding sequence ATGGAACGCCTCCAAGGGATCGCAGTTTCGCCCGGCGTGGCAATCGGCGAAGCCCTGATCCTCGACAACGAAGGATTCCGCATTCCGCGGCGGTTCGTCGGACGCGACGCCGTCAGCGAGGAGCTTGCGCGCCTCAATCGCGCCATCGAAGCCGCCACGGCCGAGGTCGACCGCAATCGCGGCCGCGTTGCCAAAGAGCTCGGCGATGAAGTCGCCGCCATCTTCTCGGCCCATCTGCAGATGCTGAACGATCGGCGTCTGCGGCAAGAGCTCGAAGAGATGATCCGCACCCGGCACTACTCGCCGGAGTACTCGGTCAGCCGCGCACTCGGCAAATACGCCAAGGTTTTCCAGTCGCTCGACGGCGAGTACATGGCCGAACGGGCCAACGATATTTTCGACATCCAGAAGCGGCTGCTGCGGCACCTGCTCGGCACCGCCCGGCAAGAGCTGGCCCACGTCACCTCGCCGGTGCTCGTGCTGGCCCACAACCTCACGCCCAGCGAGACGGCCAATCTCAATCCGCAGTTCGTGATGGGCCTCGTCACCGAGGTCGGCGGACCCGGCAGCCACACGGCAATCGTCGCCGAAGGCCTCGGCATCCCCGCTGTCGTCGGTGTCGGCAACTTCCTCACCGACGTCTCGGGCGGCGAGACGGTGATCATCGACGGCGACCAGGGCCTCATCTTCCTCCACCCGGACGAAGAAACCCTCGCCCGCTACCGCCACGAAGTCGAAGAGCAACGGTCGCTCGCCGTCAAACTCGAAACGCTCCGCGATCTGCCGGCCGAGACGACCTGCGGTTGCCGCATCACGATGCTCGGCAACATCGAGTTCCCCTCGGAAGTGCAGCAATGCGATGAGCGCGGGGCCGACGGCATCGGTCTCTACCGCACCGAGTTCCTGTATCTCGGCCGCGACGACGACCCGCCAGAAGAAGCGCACTTTGCCGCCTACAGCGAAGTTGCTCGGGAAATGCACGGCAAGCCCGTGGTGATGCGGACGCTCGACCTCGGCGCCGACAAGATGCGGACGCTCCCCGATCCCGAAGATGAACGCAACCCGTTCCTCGGGCTGCGCAGCATCCGGCTCGCGCTGAAGAACCGCGACATGTTCCGCGTCCAATTGCGGGCCATCTTGCGAGCTAGCGCTCACGGGCAAATCAAGCTGATGTTCCCGCTAGTGAGCACGATGCTCGAACTGCGGCAAGCGAAGATGGTGCTCGCCGACGCGATGGAAGATCTCGAAGAGGCGGGCATCCCGTTCGATCGCAACATCCCCGTCGGGATGATGGTCGAGGTTCCCTCGGCGGTGATCATGATGGATCGCTTCGCCGAAGAGTCCGACTTCTTCAGCATCGGCACGAACGACCTGATTCAGTACTGCCTCGCCGTTGATCGCAGCAACAAGGATGTGGCGAGCCTGTACACGGCGGCCGATCCGGCGGTGATTCGGCTGATCGACATGGCCGTGCAAACCGCCAAGCGATTCGATCGCCCGATCAGCATGTGCGGCCAGATGTGCGGCAATCCCTTATACACGATGCTGCTGCTCGGCATTGGCTTGCGGACGCTTAGCGTCACTCCTTCGGCGATCCCCGAAGTGAAGCGCGTTTGTCGCAGCGTCTCGATCGAGCAGTGCGAACGCGTTGCAGAACAAGTTCGCGCGCTGGAAACGGCCCGCGACGTGAAGACCTACTTGAAAGAAGAGCTATCGAGAGTGTTCCCGGAGTTCCCGGTTTAA
- a CDS encoding DinB family protein, with the protein MSKLATALRQIEDARQYTLGLLADLPADAWFFMPTPAVTHIAWQVGHISIAQYRLGVAFHREPKPEDAAWVPAGYRELFGRDSTPQADASLYPTPDELLANLHLINRHVTAEIGELSEADLDRPVILPHRFVKTTLDALLWCSRHESVHAGQIALLRRLHGMRPQW; encoded by the coding sequence ATGTCTAAGCTTGCCACCGCTTTGCGCCAGATTGAGGACGCCCGCCAATACACCCTGGGGCTGCTAGCCGATCTACCGGCGGACGCCTGGTTCTTCATGCCGACGCCGGCGGTCACTCATATTGCTTGGCAGGTTGGGCACATTTCGATCGCCCAGTACCGACTGGGGGTCGCGTTTCACCGGGAACCGAAACCCGAGGACGCCGCTTGGGTTCCTGCGGGGTACCGCGAGCTGTTCGGCCGCGACAGCACGCCGCAGGCTGACGCGAGCCTCTACCCGACGCCCGATGAGTTGCTGGCGAACTTGCACCTCATTAATAGGCACGTGACCGCGGAGATCGGAGAGCTAAGCGAGGCTGATCTCGATCGGCCGGTGATTCTGCCACACCGCTTCGTGAAGACGACGCTGGACGCACTGCTGTGGTGCTCGCGACACGAATCGGTACATGCGGGACAAATCGCCCTGCTACGGCGACTCCATGGAATGCGGCCGCAGTGGTAA
- a CDS encoding efflux RND transporter permease subunit has product MWIVRLALRRPYTFVVMSMLIAIMGVVTIRRMPTDIFPEIDIPVVAVIWTYSGISPEEMETRVVGNFERVLVSTVNDIEHIESQSLGGIAVIKIFLQEGASIDSSISQVVATSQQVLRSMPPGMFPPLVMRYNAANVPIVQISLDSEVLSEKELFDYATTGIRPGLATVNGAQIPYPYGGMARQIMVDIDPEKLHAWHLSAADVSEAINLQNLIAPSGTAKVGQQEYSIRLNSSPEIAAAVGDLPVKSVGNRTIYVRDVANVRDGFAPQTNVVRVNGRRGVLQPILKSGASTLEIVDGVKNRLPVVLQSLPETLRATLLTDQSIFVRHAIHGVLVEAAIAAGLTGLMILLFLGSWRSTLVIVISIPLSILVAIISLNFLGHSLNVMTLGGMALAVGILVDDATVEIENIHRNLHLGKGLVPAILDGAQQIAMPAFVATLCICIVFVPVVFITGAARSLFTPMALAVVIAMMTSYFLSRTLVPTLVHYFLASEVELYHSHPNESDDAVPQKQNIIWRCHEAFNRQFNRLRDAYGLVLAWALAHPRTVVATFAIFVSLSACLAPLIGRDFFPQVDSGQIRLHVRAPAGTRIEETERYFTEANRVIRDVIPADEIEQIVDIIGIPNSGINLALSDGAMMSSADGETLITLAEHHGPTEDHVKRIRDALAERLPDLTVYFQPPDMVTQVLNFGLAAPIDVQISGPRGNYEKNYAIARELTKRLAAIPGVVDSHIQQVPLTPQISVAADRSMMSQLGLSQRDISNDLLVALSSSIQASPNYWLDTKTGVQYPLVVQAPQRTMDSLEAIKNIPVTQGGKVTQNQLLGNLVDVNRTFGATNVTHFNIAQSFDVLASVHGSDLGSASTAIQQVVDELRPTLPRGTSITLRGQIESMETSFSGLSYGLIFAVVLVYLLMVVNFQSWLDPLIILMALPGALSGILWILFVTQTTISVPALMGSIMCIGVATANSILLITFANDQRKLGKSSVEAAWAAGVTRLRPVMMTALAMILGMLPMSLGMGEGGEQNAPLGRAVIGGLAMATFATLLFVPIVYSLLRRQSPERVLEPELAD; this is encoded by the coding sequence ATGTGGATCGTCCGCCTCGCGCTTCGGCGCCCCTACACGTTCGTCGTGATGTCGATGCTGATCGCCATCATGGGGGTCGTTACGATCCGCCGGATGCCGACTGACATCTTTCCGGAGATCGACATTCCGGTCGTGGCGGTCATTTGGACCTACTCCGGCATCTCGCCCGAAGAGATGGAAACCCGCGTCGTCGGCAACTTTGAGCGGGTGCTCGTGTCGACGGTGAACGACATCGAGCACATCGAAAGCCAATCGCTCGGCGGCATCGCGGTCATCAAGATCTTCCTACAAGAGGGAGCGAGCATCGACAGCTCGATCTCGCAGGTGGTCGCGACGTCGCAGCAGGTGTTGCGGTCGATGCCGCCCGGCATGTTCCCGCCGCTCGTGATGCGCTATAACGCGGCGAACGTGCCGATCGTGCAGATCTCGCTCGATAGCGAGGTCCTCTCGGAGAAGGAGCTGTTTGACTACGCGACCACCGGCATTCGGCCGGGGCTCGCGACGGTGAACGGCGCGCAGATCCCCTACCCTTACGGCGGGATGGCGCGGCAGATCATGGTCGATATCGATCCCGAAAAGCTCCACGCCTGGCATCTTTCGGCGGCCGACGTTTCAGAGGCGATCAACCTGCAGAACCTCATCGCCCCCTCCGGCACGGCGAAGGTGGGTCAGCAGGAATACAGCATTCGCCTCAACAGCAGCCCGGAGATTGCGGCGGCCGTCGGCGACTTGCCGGTAAAGTCAGTCGGCAATCGCACGATCTACGTCCGCGACGTCGCCAATGTCCGCGACGGCTTCGCCCCGCAAACAAACGTCGTGCGCGTGAACGGCCGTCGCGGCGTGCTGCAGCCGATTTTGAAGTCGGGCGCCTCGACGCTCGAAATCGTCGACGGCGTGAAGAATCGGCTGCCGGTCGTGTTGCAGTCGCTTCCCGAAACGTTGCGAGCGACGCTGCTGACCGATCAATCGATCTTCGTCCGTCATGCGATTCACGGCGTGCTTGTGGAAGCGGCCATCGCGGCGGGGCTGACGGGCCTCATGATTCTGCTCTTCCTCGGTTCGTGGCGGAGCACGCTGGTGATCGTCATTTCGATTCCGCTGTCGATTCTCGTGGCGATCATTTCGCTCAACTTCCTCGGCCATTCGCTCAACGTGATGACGCTCGGCGGCATGGCGCTCGCCGTCGGCATCCTCGTCGACGATGCGACGGTCGAGATCGAGAACATCCATCGCAATCTACACCTCGGCAAAGGCCTCGTGCCGGCGATTCTCGACGGCGCCCAGCAGATCGCGATGCCAGCCTTCGTGGCGACGCTCTGCATTTGCATCGTCTTCGTGCCGGTGGTGTTCATCACGGGGGCCGCGCGGTCGCTGTTCACGCCGATGGCCTTGGCGGTGGTGATCGCGATGATGACCAGTTACTTCCTCAGCCGGACGCTGGTGCCGACGCTCGTGCACTACTTCTTAGCGAGCGAAGTGGAGCTGTATCACTCGCACCCGAATGAGTCAGACGACGCGGTTCCGCAAAAGCAAAACATCATTTGGCGGTGCCATGAGGCGTTCAATCGGCAGTTCAACCGACTGCGCGACGCGTACGGCCTGGTGCTCGCCTGGGCGCTGGCTCATCCGCGGACGGTGGTGGCGACTTTTGCAATCTTCGTCTCGCTCTCGGCTTGCCTCGCGCCGCTCATTGGCCGCGACTTCTTCCCGCAAGTCGACTCGGGACAGATTCGGCTGCATGTTCGCGCCCCCGCCGGCACGCGCATCGAAGAGACCGAGCGTTATTTCACCGAGGCGAATCGCGTCATCCGCGACGTGATTCCTGCGGACGAAATCGAACAAATCGTCGACATCATCGGCATCCCGAACAGCGGCATCAACCTCGCGCTGAGCGACGGGGCGATGATGTCGTCCGCCGACGGCGAGACGCTGATCACGCTCGCCGAGCACCACGGCCCGACCGAAGACCACGTGAAGCGGATCCGCGACGCGCTGGCCGAGCGGCTCCCCGATCTCACGGTCTACTTCCAGCCGCCCGACATGGTGACGCAGGTGCTGAACTTCGGTCTCGCGGCGCCGATCGATGTGCAAATCTCCGGCCCGCGCGGCAACTACGAAAAGAACTACGCGATCGCCCGCGAGCTGACGAAGCGGCTCGCCGCGATTCCGGGCGTCGTCGATTCGCACATCCAGCAAGTGCCGCTGACGCCGCAGATTTCAGTCGCCGCCGATCGCAGCATGATGAGCCAGCTCGGCTTGTCACAGCGCGACATTTCGAACGATTTGCTCGTCGCGCTCAGCAGCAGTATCCAGGCGTCGCCCAACTACTGGCTCGACACGAAAACGGGCGTGCAATATCCGCTCGTGGTGCAGGCGCCGCAGCGGACGATGGATTCGCTTGAAGCGATCAAGAACATCCCCGTCACGCAGGGGGGCAAGGTGACGCAGAACCAGTTGCTCGGCAACTTGGTGGACGTGAATCGCACCTTCGGCGCCACGAACGTCACGCACTTCAACATCGCCCAAAGCTTCGACGTGCTGGCGAGCGTTCACGGATCCGACCTCGGCAGCGCGTCGACGGCGATTCAACAGGTGGTCGACGAACTCCGCCCCACCCTGCCCCGCGGCACGTCAATCACGCTCCGCGGGCAGATCGAAAGCATGGAGACGTCATTTAGCGGCTTGAGTTATGGCCTCATCTTCGCGGTCGTGCTCGTGTACCTGCTGATGGTGGTCAACTTTCAGTCGTGGCTCGATCCGCTGATCATCCTGATGGCGCTCCCCGGCGCTCTTAGCGGCATTTTATGGATCTTGTTCGTCACGCAAACGACGATCAGCGTGCCGGCGCTCATGGGATCGATCATGTGCATCGGCGTCGCGACGGCGAACTCGATTTTGTTGATCACGTTTGCGAACGATCAGCGCAAGCTCGGCAAGTCATCGGTCGAAGCGGCGTGGGCCGCCGGCGTCACGCGGTTGCGGCCGGTGATGATGACGGCGCTGGCGATGATCCTCGGCATGCTGCCGATGTCGCTCGGCATGGGCGAAGGTGGCGAGCAAAACGCGCCGCTCGGCCGCGCGGTGATCGGCGGGCTGGCGATGGCGACGTTTGCCACGCTGCTGTTCGTGCCGATTGTGTATAGCTTGCTGCGGCGGCAAAGTCCGGAGCGGGTCCTTGAACCAGAACTTGCAGATTGA
- the hpf gene encoding ribosome hibernation-promoting factor, HPF/YfiA family gives MQISVSTRHGHLSEATQEKLRAKAEKLARIFDRLMSIEIVVDLKDEAKPKVDLQVSAEHKHDFVAHEQGENLLGALESAIGKVEEQLRRYKERVQERHRNPDARRQEAPVAGDEVADDADE, from the coding sequence GTGCAGATTAGCGTTTCGACTCGACATGGGCACCTCTCCGAGGCCACGCAGGAAAAGCTGCGGGCTAAGGCCGAGAAGCTTGCCCGGATTTTCGACCGCCTGATGTCGATCGAGATCGTGGTCGACCTTAAGGACGAAGCGAAGCCGAAGGTCGACCTCCAGGTTTCGGCCGAGCACAAGCACGACTTCGTGGCTCACGAACAAGGCGAAAACCTGCTGGGCGCCCTCGAATCGGCGATCGGCAAGGTTGAAGAGCAGTTGCGGCGGTACAAAGAGCGTGTCCAAGAACGCCATCGCAATCCCGACGCCCGGCGGCAGGAAGCGCCGGTCGCAGGAGACGAAGTCGCGGACGACGCCGACGAGTAG
- a CDS encoding efflux RND transporter periplasmic adaptor subunit: MNPSEKTTQQNSQHAASEHDEVGAMPPAPQPARWKLALITSLAAILAIGVFYLGWTPKANQQRALAREVDISKSALPRVRVTLPREAEELTDVLLPADIQAMQETVLYPRTNGYVLRRHVDIGDQVEAGQLLAEIATPEVDAEVSQAAAELLGAEATLESEKANAHLSEINAQRYRRLIKTVATSQQMLDDAEAALLVANAKVKLAEAAIQVSKANLQRVTELQSFAKVTAPFAGVVTARSIEVGQLVTAGNAQTQALFRLASTNPVRVFVNVPQVYAAHVAKDLKAQVVLREQPTQDIVGKVTRTARAIDPNTRTLLTEIQVPNDDGALLIGSYAQVKLQLQRDYTPLLIPSSAIIFNSLGTQVAAVTADNRIALHDVQIERDMGSEVGITSGLDPAESVVINPGDRMSQGLHVEIDK; the protein is encoded by the coding sequence ATGAATCCTTCAGAAAAAACTACGCAGCAGAATTCGCAGCACGCGGCTTCGGAGCACGACGAAGTAGGCGCGATGCCGCCGGCGCCGCAACCGGCGCGGTGGAAGCTCGCGCTCATCACTTCGCTTGCCGCGATCCTCGCGATCGGCGTGTTTTACTTGGGCTGGACGCCGAAGGCAAACCAACAGCGGGCCCTCGCGCGGGAGGTCGACATTTCGAAGTCGGCGTTGCCGCGGGTGCGCGTGACGCTTCCCCGCGAGGCTGAGGAACTGACCGACGTACTGCTGCCGGCCGACATCCAGGCAATGCAGGAAACGGTTCTCTATCCTCGCACAAACGGCTACGTGCTGCGGCGGCATGTCGACATCGGCGACCAGGTGGAAGCGGGCCAACTGCTCGCGGAGATTGCGACGCCCGAGGTCGATGCGGAGGTTTCGCAGGCCGCCGCCGAATTGTTGGGCGCCGAGGCGACGCTCGAAAGCGAGAAGGCGAATGCGCACCTTAGCGAGATCAACGCTCAGCGCTACCGGCGGTTGATCAAAACGGTCGCCACGTCGCAGCAAATGCTCGACGACGCCGAGGCGGCGCTTTTGGTCGCCAACGCAAAAGTAAAACTTGCCGAGGCGGCGATCCAGGTGTCGAAGGCAAACTTGCAGCGAGTCACTGAATTGCAATCGTTCGCGAAGGTGACCGCGCCCTTTGCTGGAGTCGTCACCGCCCGTTCGATCGAGGTGGGCCAGCTCGTCACCGCCGGCAATGCCCAGACCCAGGCGCTCTTCCGACTGGCGAGCACCAATCCGGTACGCGTCTTCGTCAACGTGCCGCAAGTGTATGCCGCGCATGTGGCGAAGGACCTCAAGGCTCAAGTCGTGCTGCGCGAGCAACCGACGCAAGACATCGTCGGCAAGGTGACCCGCACCGCTCGCGCGATCGACCCGAACACGCGAACGCTGCTCACGGAGATCCAAGTGCCGAACGACGACGGCGCGCTGCTCATCGGTTCGTACGCGCAAGTGAAGTTGCAACTGCAGCGCGACTACACGCCGCTGCTCATCCCCTCGTCGGCAATTATCTTCAACTCGCTCGGCACGCAAGTCGCCGCGGTGACGGCAGACAATCGGATCGCGCTCCACGACGTGCAAATCGAACGCGACATGGGTTCGGAGGTCGGCATCACGTCGGGACTCGACCCCGCCGAGTCGGTCGTCATCAATCCGGGCGACCGGATGTCACAAGGCCTGCATGTCGAGATCGACAAGTAG
- a CDS encoding HPr family phosphocarrier protein, translating to MSSSAAQRVVVISDKDPLGLHIRPAEQFVRLAMKFPCEIEVVRENLRADGKSIMHMLTLGAEPGVELRLEARGDDAEQAVDALARFIANGFVLEQTESQPPTSSDGG from the coding sequence ATGTCATCGTCCGCGGCACAACGCGTCGTCGTCATTAGCGACAAGGATCCGTTGGGCCTGCACATCCGACCTGCCGAGCAGTTCGTGCGGCTGGCGATGAAGTTTCCTTGTGAGATTGAGGTGGTTCGCGAGAACCTCCGCGCCGACGGGAAGAGCATCATGCACATGCTCACCCTCGGCGCCGAACCCGGCGTCGAACTGCGGCTAGAAGCTCGCGGTGACGACGCCGAACAGGCGGTCGACGCGCTTGCGCGGTTTATCGCCAACGGCTTCGTGCTAGAACAAACAGAAAGTCAGCCTCCGACGAGTTCGGACGGCGGTTGA
- a CDS encoding GntR family transcriptional regulator has product MASQRTHSPSSRRSHQPDGCRTCVSDQIRDALEERIISGALAPGDRLIELSLAKEFATSQAPVREAIKELESRRLVESIPYRGAHVREISGREMEEAYDVRGALEQLAGELAAPAFRGNVAELHAIVADLTAAATAGDAEGYSKHNFAFHRAVVSGAGNETLLNAWEALGFEMRVRINIARHQNPELVARAAEHVPIIDALERGDGARAGRLLREHALSCKERWRKRSLPSELPSADQNVADVPASCLS; this is encoded by the coding sequence GTGGCCTCTCAACGTACTCACTCGCCGAGTTCGCGCCGCTCGCACCAGCCTGATGGCTGTCGGACGTGCGTGAGCGATCAGATTCGCGACGCCCTCGAGGAGCGGATCATCTCGGGCGCGTTGGCGCCGGGCGACCGGCTGATCGAACTGAGTCTGGCGAAAGAGTTCGCCACGAGCCAGGCGCCCGTCCGCGAAGCGATCAAGGAACTCGAATCGCGGCGGCTGGTGGAATCGATCCCCTACCGTGGCGCCCACGTCCGCGAGATCTCGGGCCGCGAGATGGAAGAGGCGTATGACGTTCGCGGCGCGCTGGAGCAACTGGCCGGGGAACTCGCCGCGCCGGCATTCCGCGGCAATGTGGCGGAGCTCCATGCGATCGTTGCCGACCTGACGGCTGCCGCGACTGCCGGCGACGCCGAGGGGTATTCGAAACACAACTTTGCGTTCCACCGCGCCGTCGTGAGCGGCGCCGGGAACGAGACGCTGCTGAACGCATGGGAAGCGCTCGGGTTCGAGATGCGGGTGCGGATCAACATCGCCCGGCATCAGAACCCTGAGCTCGTCGCCCGCGCGGCGGAGCATGTGCCGATTATCGATGCGCTCGAGCGGGGCGACGGCGCCCGGGCGGGGCGATTGCTGCGCGAGCATGCGCTGTCGTGCAAGGAGCGCTGGCGGAAGCGTTCGCTGCCGAGCGAGTTGCCGTCTGCCGATCAGAACGTCGCCGACGTTCCGGCGAGTTGTTTGTCGTGA